One window from the genome of Zonotrichia leucophrys gambelii isolate GWCS_2022_RI chromosome 27, RI_Zleu_2.0, whole genome shotgun sequence encodes:
- the CBX1 gene encoding chromobox protein homolog 1, producing the protein MGKKQNKKKVEEVLEEEEEEYVVEKVLDRRVVKGKVEYLLKWKGFSDEDNTWEPEENLDCPDLIAEFLQSQKTAHESEKSEGSKRKAESDTEDKGEESKPKKKKEESEKPRGFARGFEPERIIGATDSSGELMFLMKWKNSDEADLVPAKEANIKCPQVVISFYEERLTWHSYPSEDDDKKEDKN; encoded by the exons ATGGGAAAGAAGCAGAACAAGAAGAAGGtggaggaggtgctggaggaggaggaggaggagtacGTGGTGGAGAAGGTGCTGGACCGGCGCGTGGTCAAGGGCAAGGTGGAATACCTGCTCAAGTGGAAGGGCTTCTCCGA CGAGGACAACACGTGGGAGCCCGAGGAGAACCTGGACTGCCCGGATCTGATCGCGGAGTTCCTGCAGTCGCAGAAAACCGCGCACGAGAGCGAGAAATCCGAGGGCAGCAAGCGCAAGGCCGAGTCTGACACGGAGGACAAGGGCGAGGAGAGCAAaccaaagaagaagaaggaggag tCGGAGAAACCGCGCGGCTTCGCCCGGGGCTTCGAGCCGGAGCGGATCATCGGCGCCACGGACTCCAGCGGGGAGCTGATGTTCCTGATGAAGTG GAAGAACTCTGACGAGGCCGACCTGGTGCCCGCCAAGGAGGCCAACATCAAGTGCCCGCAGGTGGTGATCTCGTTCTACGAGGAGAGGTTGACATGGCACTCGTACCCCTCAGAGGACGATGACAAGAAGGAGGACAAGAACTAA